The following are encoded together in the Coturnix japonica isolate 7356 chromosome 8, Coturnix japonica 2.1, whole genome shotgun sequence genome:
- the LOC107317186 gene encoding pancreatic alpha-amylase yields the protein MRVLLLLVAVGLCQAQYNPNTQPGRTSIVHLFEWRWADIAQECERYLAPNGFGGVQVSPPNENIVITNPNRPWWERYQPISYKICSRSGNENEFRDMVTRCNNVGVRIYVDAVVNHMCGSMGGTGTHSTCGSYFNTGSRDFPAVPYSAWDFNDGKCHTASGDIENYGDMYQVRDCKLSSLLDLALEKDYVRSTVAAYMNRLIDMGVAGFRLDAAKHMWPGDIRAFLDKLHDLNTQWFSAGTKPFIYQEVIDLGGEPITGSQYFGNGRVTEFKYGAKLGTVLRKWNGEKMAYLKNWGEGWGFVPSDRALVFVDNHDNQRGHGAGGASILTFWDARLYKMAVGFMLAHPYGFTRVMSSYRWPRYFQNGADINDWVGPPSNSDGSTKSVPINPDTTCGDGWVCEHRWRQIRNMVIFRNVVDGQPFSNWWDNGSNQVAFGRGNRGFIVFNNDDWYMNVDLQTGLPAGTYCDVISGQKEGNSCTGKQVHVSSDGKANFQISNSDEDPFVAIHVDAKL from the exons ATGCgagtcctcctcctcctcgtgGCCGTAGGGCTGTGCCAGGCACAGTACAACCCCAACACTCAGCCTGGGAGGACGTCTATCGTGCATCTCTTCGAATGGCGCTGGGCCGATATTGCTCAGGAGTGTGAACGCTATTTAGCTCCGAATGGGTTTGGAGGAGTTCAG GTTTCTCCTCCGAATGAAAACATTGTCATTACCAATCCGAACAGGCCCTGGTGGGAAAGATACCAGCCCATCAGCTACAAGATCTGCAGTCGATCGGGCAATGAAAATGAGTTCAGAGACATGGTGACCAGATGCAACAATGTTGGC GTTCGTATTTACGTGGATGCTGTTGTCAATCACATGTGCGGGTCTATGGGCGGCACGGGCACCCACTCGACGTGCGGGAGCTATTTCAACACCGGGAGTAGAGATTTTCCTGCCGTGCCCTACTCAGCCTGGGATTTTAATGACGGCAAATGTCATACTGCAAGCGGAGATATTGAGAACTATGGGGACATGTATCAG gTTCGTGATTGTAAGTTGTCTAGCCTTCTCGATCTGGCTCTGGAGAAGGACTACGTACGCTCAACAGTTGCGGCATACATGAATCGTCTCATTGATATGGGCGTGGCAGGCTTCCGGCTCGATGCCGCCAAGCATATGTGGCCTGGGGACATCCGAGCGTTTCTGGATAAATTGCACGATTTGAATACTCAGTGGTTTTCAGCTGGAACAAAACCCTTTATTTACCAAGAG GTCATTGACTTGGGAGGAGAGCCGATCACAGGCAGTCAGTACTTTGGTAACGGGCGAGTGACAGAATTCAAGTACGGTGCTAAACTGGGGACGGTGTTGCGCAAGTGGAACGGAGAGAAGATGGCCTACTTAAA GAACTGGGGAGAAGGCTGGGGCTTCGTGCCTTCCGATCGAGCCCTGGTCTTCGTGGACAACCACGACAACCAGCGCGGTCACGGGGCGGGAGGAGCTTCCATTCTCACTTTCTGGGACGCCAG GCTGTACAAGATGGCAGTCGGTTTCATGCTCGCTCATCCCTATGGGTTCACACGAGTGATGTCAAGTTATCGTTGGCCGAGATATTTCCAGAACGGAGCG GACATAAATGACTGGGTTGGACCACCGAGTAACTCGGACGGATCAACAAAGTCTGTTCCGATCAACCCAGATACTACATGTGGCGACGGTTGGGTCTGTGAACATCGCTGGAGACAAATAAG GAACATGGTTATCTTCCGTAATGTGGTAGACGGTCAGCCTTTCTCAAACTGGTGGGATAACGGGAGCAATCAGGTGGCTTTTGGCCGTGGCAACAGAGGCTTCATTGTGTTTAATAATGATGACTG GTACATGAATGTTGATTTGCAAACGGGGCTGCCTGCCGGTACCTACTGTGATGTTATTTCCGGACAAAAGGAAGGCAATTCATGTACTGGAAAGCAGGTGCATGTTTCTTCGGATGGAAAGGCTAATTTCCAGATTAGCAACAGCGATGAAGACCCATTTGTTGCAATTCACGTTGATGCTAAGTTATAA